aaacaaagcatAGACACTCAATTCAACAGTTCATAATTATCAAAATACAATCAGTTCCACAATGGATTACAGTCTCTGCAATACACTTGATCCACTTTGAGAAAGTCATGAAAGATTTGGCCATTTCCAGTGACAGCCTCTGGTCATATTGgtcaagtgaaaaaaaaaaaggtctctgtgtttgattttcCTCACTAGTACTGAGTTGGTGTGTATGCTACAGATCCTGGTGGAGGTACAGAGTAGGGAGGCTGGTAGGAGTATGCTGGCTGGTAGGTGTATGGTTGGTATGTATATGCAGGTTGGTAGAGATTTCCCCCGGGGTTGTATACAATCCTCTCATCTGGATCCTGGGTGCGAGGAGCGTGACGGCATAGCAGGATCACTCCGGCAGTGAAAAGGAAAGCTGAGGTCACCCAGCCGATGTAAAGAGCCTCCCCGAGCTCCCTTCGCTGGGCATCAATCAGCAAGGGGTTGTAGAAATCCCTGATGATGACATGGCCAGTCCAGGACACAGGGATTAGAGTAGTGACACAGGCCATGAGAAACAGACAGCCTCCAGCCACAAGAACAATATGCTTTGTGCGAGCCCgatggtccaccactttggtacACTTCATCCCCACTGCTGCAACGATGAGGGCAAAGGTGGTCAGGGCTACAGAGCTGCACATCAGACCCCTGGCAGCCTGGAGGTCTGGAGGCAGAAACAGCAGGGAATCGTACACCTTACACTGCATCCTGATGTTGGCTTGTCTGTAGCAGTTCATCCACAAACCCTCCCAGCGGGTCTCCATGACAATGATGTTCTCCTCAATGAAGGCTGTTACTTTCCACATCGGCAGGCCTGTCACAGCTGCCACTCCGATTAGTCCGATGAAACCGATGACGAGGGCCACTACCTCACAACAGATAGCTTCCCGACGCTCCTTTTTCtcaattctctttttttcctcatagaCAGAGTCTGGATAATCTGCATAGGTCTTCGCCAGCTTCTCATCATAGCCATAGCCAGAGCCTACATAAGATTGAGGTGGCTTGCTGTAGCCACTGTAAGCAGTATAAGAGGCCATTGCGGCTATCACACAGAGAGCCAAAGGTAGACCTCCGGCTGCACTCTCACCGCTCAAGAAACAAATCTTAGGAGAACAACAAGTCAAGGAACTTATAGCTACACCCACAAAAAAATGCTAACGATGCAATGCAACCTTACTGGTTGAGCTGCTTCACAGCCATCAGATAAATGGGGACACGCCAAAGagttgctttttttaaatgcaaatacaaCTGCCACTTTAACAATTGGCCATTTGGTCTTGTGATTAAGAATATTTAATCACAGATGATCAAAGTATGTTCTCCTCTCTTAAAGTTTAAAGCAGTAAACATTCAGTTTCTGGGGCACTCcatatatttcaacattttcaatACTACATGGAACAATGTTTTCTTGTAAACTAAAGAAAATTATTTAGACAGTAAACATGATTGCCAAAAGCTATTACAACATAatgataaacatgaaaaatacataaagatCATTGCTTTGGTAGGAAATTAGAGGTTAAAATGACACAATTAAATGTGTGGCCCTTCTTATCCCTGAGAAGAATTGgcataaaattaaaacaattattttttgatatacagtatgagaaacaaaaaaactacataCTGTCTACCTTTTTATGTAGGTGGTGACTTTATGTGGGTTACAAATCTATTGTCTCTCTCAAAACAAAAGCTGGTGGTGTCAATCTGTCTCCTGTTTTATATGTAAACCGAGCTGATAAAAAGGTGTGGAGTACAGAAACTTGAGTAGGGTTGATTTCATTGTAACTCAGTACTTTCAGTTCATTCAGTCCCCACGTTGCCACTGTCACACTTATGctgcattttgtcttttgtgcaagacaaaaaacaaaacacttgaatTAATAGAACGGAGGCATATCTGGAGTGTTAGCTGTGGTTTGTTAAAGTTTGCTCTTGTGGGAAGCTAGGTATAAATTATACAAATCACTCTCTAGTAAAAATGTGATTGTACACAACTGTAGAATCAAAAGTGACCAAAACTCAGCgtcttactggttttaacagacgACATCACATCACCCCAATCCTGGCTTCTGTCCATTGGCTCCCTGTttgattttactgatcacttttaaagcacgtcTGGCCCCATAACAGAAATGTTGACCCAATATGAGCCAGTTTGCAGCCTTAGATCTTGAGGTGGGTCCCTTCCAAAGtcgaggcttaaatctaaaggtgaccGTGCTTTTGCTGTCAGGGCCCTTTGGCTTTGGaatgacctgcctgaggagataaggctcACAGAATCagtgacttcttttaaatcacttcttaaaacccattttatAGACTTGGTTTTATGTGATGTTGTCTTTTCATtgcttttactctttttatttgtattgtatttatttatatttactctTATATACTTATATTCTACTACTTATATACTTCTTTTACGGTCTTTATCTTTCATCAtccttctgtcttctgtttgctgtgtttcctcatcttttgtcttcttgttttaaCTTTATCTGAACTTAACCTCAACTTTGTCTTGCTTGTGTTTAGCCTTCCCGTTTGGCTTTCTGTTGTTACATTGCCttattttgctttgtctgtcaaagcattTTGTAAACTGTTTTTCAGGTGCTATatcaataaagttattattattatttaataatctGTCATTAAGTAGGTTGATATGACTCCTTGGCCAAAGACAATTGAGTAGTTAAAAGTGACAGTCGACAGTTGAGAAACTCATttacacaataaacaataaaaacgaCACAACAGTATAGAATTACAAAAGCGATTTTATTGTCAACAGCGCTGGTTAAATTAACAGCAGAAAAGCATATCAAGGTATGACTAGTTCTATATGTACAAGCAAATATTACCCATATATTTTGTTGCAAATATGAAGGATTGGGGcagaaaaacaccacaaacagcAGAGATTAGAACAATGTATTGTGCAACAGGAACACTAAGTATAAGCCAACAGTCACAGTGATGAATTTGTGGGAATTTGGACACTTTTTTACATCATCTTGTGACCTTCCCCAGTTTGCACATCGCAggcagtacagtacagtgtagCACAGCTGTTTAAACATATTCTTGATGCTTATGAAGACTGGATGGGGACTTCTTCAGGTACACACTGTCCGCTCTCGATACATCCCTTGCTACCATAACATGCATGTCAGCATAGGGCTCTTCCTCCTTCGATCTCCGTTGGCTGTAGCTGAACAGAAAGATGATACCAGTGATCAGCAAAATAGCAGAAGTGGTCCAGCCAACGAAGAGGGCCTCCCCTAGTTCTCGCTTCTCAGAATCCAGCACATTTGGGTTATAGAAATTTCTGATAACAGTATGGCCCACCCAGCTGACAGGGATGAGTGTGGTCAAAAAGGAAAGCAGATACAAACACCCCCCTAAGGCTAGGGTGATGTTCTTGCTCTTCATATTGTCATTACAACAGATGCTCTTCTTGGTCCCGCATCCTGTGATTAACAAGGAGAAGACAACCAGGACTATGGAGACACACATAAGCCCCCTGGCTGCCTGCAGCTCCGCAGGAAGCTCTAGCAGTGAGTCATAGACCTTGCATTGCATCTTGATGTCGGCTTGTCTGTAGCAGTTCATCCACAAGCCCTCCCAGAGTTCCTCCATGACGATAATATTAGCGCCAATGAAGGCAGAGACCCTCCACATGGGCAGGGCAGTGGCGGCTATGGTCCCAGCCAGGCCAATGATGCCTAGGACCATGGCGAGGATCTCCAATTTTGCTCTCATGGCTCAGAGGGGAAAGGTAGCCTTGTCTCTTGTCTGTCGTCTAATGGAAAGACTCCTCAACCAGCCTGCTTCATAGAGTAAATCTGTGATAATATCATATGCCTGCAATGTCATCCTACTGGTTACCACGAAAAAATCTTGTTTCTCTTTCGTTGTTCTCTCTGAAAAACAAATAGGTCATAAACATCTGTCAGTACTAACATCTGTCATGCATGACAAATGCAGGTGAAAAGAACGTGACTATGTTGCCACCGGAAAATATGCAAGTTTAGGTATGACAACTTTCGATTTGACATGGTAGGTTATACTCCTTGGGTTTATAAAACCTCTTACTGATGGatatgaagaggatgaagaggtcATAAGtcataaagttttattttgtcataagttgacattttggaggCAAAGGTTCTCACCTTCCATTACTGTATAATGCCATACTGTAGTACATTAGAGATAAAGTGCATTGCAAAGAAAACCTGTCTTGAAGTAAATGACATTAAGTCAGACTATTCAAAGCTGAggatataaaaatataagaatatgagacaaatcatgtttttttcttttttttcaaaattagtCAGCAACACCTACTGAATGCAATGGCAATGTCCCAGTAACGACAGAATGTGTGGTTaaagggcaacacacacacacatacacacattttctatATGAAACCGTACACGGGCAGTATCTTGGTGCATGTTTATAGCTGTTCTGAACAGCCACTGTCAAATCAGGGGTGAAACGCTTGACTCCCAATCTCATTTAAATATGGATAACCAACACACATTGTCAGATACTCTCCTGGAAGGTTTGTATTGTACCTGCCTGTACACGTGAATCTGTGATGAATGAAGTGGTCTGTGTATGCTATGGGTGTCAACTGAAACAACgagatgcagtgtgtgttgcaCTTAAATCAGCCTTcatttaaagtgtaaaaaaagttttttttttagtttgtgatAGATCTGTATACTGCTACATGACTTCAGTGTGAGGCTCATTAACTCTCCTCATTAAGGATGGAGAATTGACATAATGTTCCTCATTTAATTAAACCCACTCATTAAAGAGACAAGTAAAAATCAATCATCAGTCAGTCTGCTCAcagagtttttcttttaactgaCTTGTCTGTTGAAACTTTCAAATGATCAGTGTACAGACACTTATACTGCCAGTGAAAATGACAACTTTAACTTGCTTTAACTAAGACTAAAAATTCTTTCAACCTGACCAGGTAAGGGATGTGATTGTAGATAAAGAGGAAATGTTTCAGGGGATTTTACAGTTCATAAGAGACACTCCTTTATTCAGACTCATTTGGCCGTCCTGTTTCTGAGAAataggagagacagaaaagtaaAGAGAGAGATGGCAGGAGAGGTCATGAAACAGGAACAGAAACTGGGAAGCCTGTTGAACAGGTTTGCTGAGTGATACAATCGTCCCATGCCTAACTTTAAATGTAAACAGATGTGCTCATGCTGAGAAACCTCTAGCTGTGAACTCAGAAACATCAACCCTGTGTTGCGAAGTAGAAAGCTGATGTTATTTTAGTCTTGGATTTTGATGTGGGATGGAATTGATTAAAGGTATAATGTGATTAGATTACATTGAAATTAACTGAATACTCAGTAATGTGCAAGTTGGAGCTGGTGCAGTGGCAAGTCCAGCAGACTTTGTGTGCCACCTGCTGTAAGTTAACATGACTACACATTCCTGGTCCACAATAagattcataaaacattttgcaaatattttaaaagaaatgtatggcatgtttttctcatttccttCTCCTGTCTTGCTGGCTATGACCTTTAATCTCGGTGTTCATGTTTAGTTTTAAGGTTTTATTCCGACAAGTGGAAAGAGTATCCCTTAAATCCAGCCTGTGCCATTTTATCTTGGGTAGGACATGTATTGTTAACTGAGTCTGAAGACATTTGCTCCTGCAAAGCAAGGGGACTGATAGAGCAACCCTGGCCCATCTCAACACTCTGTCATTCAATACTGGATCCTATTGCCTCAGCATGATGGAGTCTGAAGTGATCTTTCACCCTTTATCTAAGAAGCACAAAGTCTTTTGTGGTGTGTGAGGTGATTGACAAGAGTGAGAGGGAGGCTGGTAAATGGGGATGAGCCTGGGTGACAGAGTGTCTGCAGAGCTCAGAGACATAAAAGAGGAGATAGGGCTGTGAGAACCATAGATTATAGTGTCTTGGGCAGGGATACTCCTCTAAGTGTTCATTAGTGGGTTATTCACTGTATTCATAGTTGAAAATGTCATTGATATTATTCCTCAAGAGGCTTGATATGACTACTTCAACAGGTACAATTTGTGGCTCTTACTTTCATATTCTGGggatagttttgttcaaaatgGTCATGTTTGGTGTCATAGCAGcgttttacattacattacattacttcaaatgaatatatatttatcagtCTACTAAAGTGTAAATGCACAGTTTCAACTGtcacctttcttttctttctttttatttgataaagccattttactttacttccacTGGAGCTCCTAAATCTGTCAACAACCTTGCTACTTGCCTAAAAATTTCTGGGGAAATCAGTCTTTACCATAGCATGAAGTTGAAAATTCAACAATAACTGAAAGAATAAGTAAGACGAGTGTCCACAACTCAAAATAGACCCTTGGCACCAGAGGAGAGACCATATGATCACctacattaaataaaaagggTTTACCCTATTTACATTTACTGTTACAGGACATCCCAGACACAGctttacattttcagacatttttcattagTAATGTTCGCATGCTGTAGATAGAGGACTGGCTCACCTATTTAACTTGTTATGGAAGTAATTATAGCATATAGTAGAGTAAAACAAACTTTCCGATCTTCTAAATTGTACAAGTGATGAGAAAGTGAGAGGGaagttttattctctttttttcttggtCCTTTTCTTATATACccgcttttttgttttttttgtcagaatgtAGTTCAATTGCTGAGCCCTGTGGGAACATGGTATCCCCCTTCCTGGTCAACGGCTCAATTGTTTGAATGTCCAGTACCATTCAAATAACAGCAGGgatggagaaaataaaagaagcactttaaaacacaatagtccTCCAGTGAGTATCAGTTTGGTGAAGCTTGTTGAAATTTACAGGTACCTTGATTCAAGTTGATGACCATTTTTAGGCCATAGTTTGTAGTGTTGTAGTTAAATGTCTTTCAGTCAGTGCTGGTCCGGGTCTACTGAATACTGTTCATCTTTGCTAATGTAGTTTTCCTGTGATTAAATGATTTTTGACACTGTTCCCCTTGTCACATTATTCGGCTTCATGACCAATGCACCAACAATTAAGACCTCAAAAATCATGATGACATTTGCAAGACAAATAGAGCCTTGACAAAAGAGGAAATCACAAGCCAACTCTCACCAACATTCACTCAAAGATACTTGTACAATAGTTGCTTAACACACAAAGAAGCCCTGAGAAATGACCATTGAGTGGaatcaacaaaaacagtcaATTCTCTCATCTAATCAGTCCATTTTTACCAACGGACTGATTAGATGAGATACTAAAAATTGCCTACTCCTAATTTTCCTATTCAGCCcaatgtgttttctttaatcTTCATAGCAGACATCATTAGCTCTCCGGTTTCTGAAGATGCCTGAGTATGACTTctttattgagttttttttcaaatgagaGGACTGGTTCTAAGTGAAAACTACATGTTGATTGCAGCCATCCTCTCGCTGATGATAGAGGTTTTAGCTCCTTCACAATCATTTAGACACTAAATCAGCTGTGgcttgcaaacacacagagtaaaCGTCTTATTAAGGTTCCGTTTTtagtttcccccttttttttcctggaatTGCAGTTGGTTTTTCTGGATTAGCTGCTTAGTGCTGTTGTTCTCAGGCATGTCTGTGCACATTTATGTTATTCTCACAtcataaaattgtttttgtggAGATTATGTTTGCAGAGCTGCAGGGAATGTGTTATGCTATTGAGTAAAAccacataaaacaatgaatctCTACAAAGAGGGGCTTTGAATTATAAGTAGGAAACAACTGTATTTATTATGatatcaatacatttttttatatacacacagtaacaaaaatGCAGTCTTAGTAGCACAATGAGTTGTTTACAAGTATGACTTCTTTCATTGTTTAGGCTTACTGCAAGTCTTTCCCTTGATTGCTTGAGCAAATTTGGACattctttatgaaaaaaaaacaaacttaatgttGCTTTGCTAACAAATTAATTtacatatgaataaataaaaaaaacattgctttGTAATCCATTACCAGCGAACAATCTTTTTGAATAAACAAGACCTTTTAAAATAGCTGATGTGCAAATTCTCTACAATACAGAGTGGGCACAAGAAGTGTTAAGAATGAAATGTTGAGCGTTCTTTGAATGGCAATACTGAAGAGCAAAAAAcgaaaaatggaagaaaatggtttcacagtaaacaaaaacatgaaacagcaAAAGCAAATTCAAGTAAAACAGGATtatgttaaattaaaacaaattaaaattccCTAGACTCTGTGACATAGGGGCTATTACATAATTCCACTATTAAATgcaacaaaagaacaaacaaaatattttccaGGCTAAAAAGATAGCTTTAAGTCTTTAAAACAGAAGATCAAAATCATATATTATACATAAACAGGAAATCTGTTCCCAAAGCATGTCAGTgtatattcattaaaaatgtacaagTACAGTAAACTATGCAAGACAAGACTGTCCTTTGcaattatttattctatttcttTAAGGACAAATAATATACAGCCCTTAACTATGATAATATCTCTGagtcacacagacaaaaaaaatattcatgttctCACAATACCCAAATTTGGCAACTGCAGGCAGGACTATAGAACACTGCCCAAATGTGCAAACCATGCCAATCAAAGCAATTGATTAGATTCCATGATTGTACCATTAGTTCATCTTTCAAAGCTTACACTTGACTTCTATGTAACagcatttgatttgggataaaGCACCCTCATTCTGTTTTCCTGTATTGCTCCACTGATGATCTTACCTGTACAAAAAGCATTCAGCGAAAGTAAGGTAAGGAAGGATCTTCTACTAGCTGTGCGATATACGTCAATGCCCATGCATTGTTGGTGAAAATTGATGACTGATCTTTATGGAGCCTGTGTAAAGCTGTCTAAGACACTCGTCATCTGCTTGTTCTCTTCAGCTTTTATGTGTCACAGTCTGGGGAGCAACCTGAGTGCTTCCTTCGCACCCAAATTTCATCTTCCTCTGTTTGCTTTTTATCTTTCACACTGTCCTCTGTCTTCGTGTCTGACGGCTTCGAATCAGTAGGTGTCTCACTGACCGTTGGGGACTTGAGGCCCTCGCCATCCTCTGTTTCTTCACCCTCCAAGGACAAAGCCATGACGGGCCCCTCGAGGTTGGCCTCAGCAGACGGCGCTCTGGGTGTCTGGCAGAACTCGTCGTCGTCGTCACTCAGGATGTCGGTCTCCTTCACCTCTTCCTGGTCCTCGTATTCTTCTAGATCGAACTGCTCTTCCACCCAGCGATCGGTGTCACCTGCTAactcaggctgctgctggtgtCGTTCATCCTCCTGCTGCAGCCGATTTGAGTCGGGCTCCTGAGGTGAGGGGAGGTCCTGTTCGGGCTCTCCATCAAAAACGATGTCTGTGTCGATGGTGAAACGGTTGCGCACTAGCTTCCTCCTTCCTAGGGTCCTGGTTGGGGCAGAtgctgtgaaaaacacaaataagttAGGTTTGCATGAATTTTACAATATCCTACTTGAAGATAATATGCATTGAAAAGCAGCTATTTCGAAGATGATTCTGATTAACCGTAACAAATTATTACAGTTCAACTACACCATGCTAACCATACCCTGGTTTGGTGACCAAATCAGAAAGAGTTCTCAGAGACTGCCTTTAGAATGAGTTAAAACATGCTGCACCACCTTCTCCTTACACTGAGCTTCGGTCGCCAATAGTTCTGGAGCTCTTTGTGCCTGTTTACGGACATTATCTCTCTTGCATCAAGGCCTGCATCTGCAACGTGTTGCACCATGGTGCAATAGAGACAGTGTTTGATGGAGCTCTGCGTCGTCCCTGCTTGCTTACAGATTGTGGGCAACATTTTAACAGTAGCCGTGGAGtgataattaaaaacagaactgtAAAAGGACACTAAACATCATAGCCATAGTATACACTCATTATACCACAGCTatcaaccaatcagattgcAAGATTTTAACTACCTAGTTTATAATCTGAATTGGGCCACTTTCAGTTATAGGGTGAATGCAGCCAAAGACTGGCATTTACCTGCTCTATTTATGGCGGGACGGGCCCCCTTCAGGGCACAGAGGCGCTTTCCTCCAAAGGGCACATACTGCTGGTTGAGGGGTAAACTCTCCGTTTTTAGAAGCTGCCGACGGTGCTTTTCCCTCAAGATGGAATGGACGGTCTTCAGAAAGTCTTTTCTACTCTCTGGAGAGCTGTGGGAGACAGAAGGCCATGTTATCAGTTTGTCACTCTATAGATAGCAGCAGACAGGATTGTATCAGT
This is a stretch of genomic DNA from Thunnus albacares chromosome 6, fThuAlb1.1, whole genome shotgun sequence. It encodes these proteins:
- the cldn8.2 gene encoding claudin-8 yields the protein MASYTAYSGYSKPPQSYVGSGYGYDEKLAKTYADYPDSVYEEKKRIEKKERREAICCEVVALVIGFIGLIGVAAVTGLPMWKVTAFIEENIIVMETRWEGLWMNCYRQANIRMQCKVYDSLLFLPPDLQAARGLMCSSVALTTFALIVAAVGMKCTKVVDHRARTKHIVLVAGGCLFLMACVTTLIPVSWTGHVIIRDFYNPLLIDAQRRELGEALYIGWVTSAFLFTAGVILLCRHAPRTQDPDERIVYNPGGNLYQPAYTYQPYTYQPAYSYQPPYSVPPPGSVAYTPTQY
- the LOC122984299 gene encoding claudin-17-like, whose protein sequence is MRAKLEILAMVLGIIGLAGTIAATALPMWRVSAFIGANIIVMEELWEGLWMNCYRQADIKMQCKVYDSLLELPAELQAARGLMCVSIVLVVFSLLITGCGTKKSICCNDNMKSKNITLALGGCLYLLSFLTTLIPVSWVGHTVIRNFYNPNVLDSEKRELGEALFVGWTTSAILLITGIIFLFSYSQRRSKEEEPYADMHVMVARDVSRADSVYLKKSPSSLHKHQEYV